The Sediminispirochaeta smaragdinae DSM 11293 genome has a segment encoding these proteins:
- the sufB gene encoding Fe-S cluster assembly protein SufB has product MSETNTMEAVAGIGDDAYKLGFHYPEHSIIKTKKGLSEEVVREISAAKGEAAWMLEFRLAALETFRKMPMPGWGSDLSGIDFDDYYYYAKPVNEQSGSWEELPQDIRDTYERLGIPEAERRFLGGVGAQYDSEMVYHKIRKDFESKGILFMDTETGEREHEELFRKYFASVVPSTDNKFAALNAAVWSGGSFVYVPKGVKVDIPLQAYFRINTKSLAQFERTLIVVDEGAFVHYIEGCTAPIYAKDSLHTGVVEIVALPGARVRYSTIQNWSTNVYNLVTQRAKAHAGASVEWVDGNIGSKSTMKYPCVVLAGEGAHGEVLSIAFAGRGQEQDAGGKMIHLANNTSSVITSKSISKDGGISSYRGLVKVAPHLRGVKSKVECDALILDEKSTSNTYPTMDIQTDDVRMEHEAKVSKISEEELFYLQSRGIDEEEAAKMIVAGFIDPLVRELPMEYAVELNRLIDLEMEGAVG; this is encoded by the coding sequence TAAAGGGGAGGCTGCCTGGATGCTCGAATTTCGACTTGCTGCTTTGGAAACTTTTCGCAAGATGCCCATGCCCGGCTGGGGTTCAGACCTCTCGGGAATAGATTTCGACGATTACTACTATTATGCCAAACCAGTGAATGAGCAAAGCGGCTCTTGGGAAGAGCTCCCCCAGGATATCCGTGACACCTACGAACGATTGGGAATCCCGGAGGCGGAGCGCCGATTTTTAGGCGGGGTGGGCGCCCAGTATGATTCCGAGATGGTGTATCACAAGATCCGGAAAGATTTTGAATCAAAGGGCATTCTTTTTATGGATACCGAAACAGGAGAGCGCGAACACGAAGAGCTTTTTCGTAAGTATTTTGCCTCCGTTGTCCCTTCGACTGACAATAAATTTGCGGCCCTCAACGCTGCCGTCTGGTCCGGCGGTTCCTTTGTCTATGTGCCCAAAGGGGTAAAGGTTGATATCCCCCTTCAGGCTTACTTCCGTATCAATACCAAAAGCCTGGCGCAGTTCGAACGTACTCTGATCGTGGTGGATGAGGGGGCCTTCGTTCACTATATCGAGGGCTGTACCGCACCTATATATGCAAAGGACTCCCTCCATACCGGGGTGGTTGAGATCGTCGCCCTCCCCGGGGCAAGGGTGCGATATTCGACCATACAAAACTGGTCGACCAATGTATACAACTTGGTTACCCAGCGTGCTAAGGCTCATGCGGGAGCCTCCGTCGAATGGGTAGATGGTAACATCGGTTCGAAAAGCACCATGAAGTACCCCTGCGTTGTCCTTGCGGGAGAAGGGGCCCACGGAGAGGTCCTTTCGATTGCCTTTGCCGGCCGGGGCCAGGAACAGGATGCCGGCGGCAAGATGATTCACCTGGCGAATAACACCTCCAGCGTCATCACTTCCAAGTCCATCAGTAAGGATGGCGGAATCTCCAGTTATCGTGGACTTGTAAAGGTTGCCCCGCATCTGCGTGGTGTGAAAAGTAAGGTTGAGTGTGATGCCCTCATCCTGGATGAAAAATCTACAAGCAATACCTATCCTACAATGGATATTCAGACTGACGATGTACGGATGGAGCATGAGGCAAAGGTGTCGAAAATATCAGAGGAAGAACTTTTCTACCTTCAGAGCCGGGGAATAGATGAGGAAGAGGCCGCTAAAATGATTGTAGCCGGCTTCATCGATCCTCTTGTTCGGGAGCTCCCCATGGAATATGCGGTAGAGCTTAATCGTCTCATCGATCTTGAGATGGAAGGAGCGGTAGGATAA
- a CDS encoding SufD family Fe-S cluster assembly protein gives MNERTMEATRLSWLSEHKNKADAAWKQLPWPGRKNPQWKNSPVSLFEAETFTAEQDWEEHAWDTADTSSGPQVTASGAIDDDRYAAVLRFVDGKPDFDKQTIESRGIELSFGAAPEWGARFLEAADLSDKLHARLFAEAAPVMSLSIAPGVNLAGPILLDWVDGRPDFYAAPLFFLKIGEAAQLRLTLCWRTPDGRKTRLFLSPALFVDLERNARLDLFELEHLSHRARFLDYPVAILEEKAELRWSRGIFGVGVSKSTILARLEGRASRFDFAAAYASPDKSHVDISVTQRHIAPFTWSRSRLDAVADGSGKAISHGLIEVKESGIGTDAYLSTKTLSLSPHAKAVSLPELAIDTNDLTASHGSTVGTISPEELFYLASRGIEIGEAKALIAEGVLGLILERTPSELTDTLESLIEDALETESEVARG, from the coding sequence ATGAACGAAAGGACGATGGAGGCTACCCGGCTTTCCTGGCTGAGCGAGCACAAAAACAAAGCGGATGCTGCCTGGAAGCAGCTTCCCTGGCCGGGAAGAAAGAACCCCCAGTGGAAGAATAGCCCGGTCTCGCTTTTTGAGGCGGAAACCTTTACTGCAGAACAGGATTGGGAAGAGCATGCCTGGGATACCGCTGATACCTCTTCTGGCCCGCAGGTCACAGCGTCCGGTGCTATTGATGATGACCGCTATGCTGCTGTCCTTCGTTTTGTGGACGGCAAACCCGACTTTGATAAGCAAACCATAGAAAGCCGGGGAATTGAACTCTCTTTTGGAGCGGCCCCCGAGTGGGGCGCCCGTTTTCTAGAAGCCGCTGATCTGTCGGACAAACTCCATGCCCGGCTCTTTGCCGAAGCGGCACCGGTAATGAGCCTTTCGATAGCACCTGGCGTGAATCTTGCAGGTCCAATCCTTTTGGATTGGGTGGATGGTCGGCCCGATTTCTATGCGGCTCCTCTTTTTTTTCTGAAGATAGGGGAGGCGGCACAGCTTCGCCTTACCCTGTGCTGGCGTACTCCCGACGGCCGAAAAACGCGTCTTTTTCTCTCTCCCGCTCTTTTTGTCGATCTTGAACGAAACGCCCGTCTGGACCTTTTTGAGCTTGAGCACCTCAGTCACAGGGCTCGATTCCTTGACTATCCGGTTGCCATTTTGGAAGAGAAAGCGGAACTCCGCTGGAGCCGTGGCATCTTTGGGGTTGGCGTGTCAAAGAGTACAATTCTTGCCCGCCTGGAGGGGCGGGCCTCCCGTTTCGATTTTGCCGCGGCTTATGCATCTCCAGACAAGAGCCATGTTGATATTTCAGTGACACAGCGTCATATTGCACCTTTTACCTGGTCCCGTTCTCGCCTGGATGCCGTGGCGGATGGAAGCGGCAAGGCTATTTCCCACGGTCTCATTGAGGTGAAGGAGTCCGGTATCGGTACCGATGCCTATCTTTCTACAAAGACTCTGAGCCTTTCTCCACATGCCAAGGCAGTAAGTTTGCCGGAACTTGCGATCGATACGAATGATCTGACTGCCAGTCATGGTTCCACTGTCGGCACCATCAGTCCTGAGGAGCTTTTCTACCTGGCCAGTCGTGGGATCGAGATAGGTGAGGCAAAGGCCCTTATCGCCGAAGGTGTTCTCGGCCTTATCCTTGAAAGAACGCCTTCCGAGCTGACCGATACCCTGGAATCTCTTATAGAAGATGCTCTAGAGACCGAATCGGAGGTTGCTCGTGGCTAA
- a CDS encoding aminotransferase class V-fold PLP-dependent enzyme, translating to MIQTGARGFLKGAAFDAADAKAQGIREDFPILTAGPTKQGAPLVYLDSAATSQKPRVVIDAIVDYYENTNANVHRSIHRLGEEATAALESGRAAVADYIGAASSREIIFTRGTTESFNLLASSLCRRLEAGDEIILSEMEHHANIVPWHMAAQNYGVVLKFLPLNEAGDLELSDLDRLLSPRTKLVSLTHISNLLGTINPIGQIAPMVHARGALLAVDAAQSLPHMPIDVKALGADFLAFSGHKAFAPMGIGCLYGRQELLESLPPWQGGGEMISAVGLHGFSVNELPWKFEAGTPHVEGVVGLEAALDYMQRLDPAWIDTWTASLAAYTIERLEAIPGVTVHGAPRLRAGLFPFTLDGVHAHDLAAFLDRGGIAVRAGKHCAHPLSDKLGLLSSCRVSFHAYSTRADADALIKRLTDAARRGAIV from the coding sequence ATGATACAAACCGGAGCCAGAGGTTTTTTGAAAGGTGCTGCCTTTGATGCTGCCGATGCCAAAGCTCAAGGTATCCGTGAAGATTTCCCCATTCTGACCGCTGGCCCGACTAAGCAGGGGGCCCCTCTGGTCTATCTCGACTCGGCTGCCACTTCACAAAAGCCCAGAGTCGTGATCGATGCGATTGTCGACTACTACGAAAACACAAACGCCAACGTCCACCGTTCCATCCATCGACTGGGAGAGGAAGCAACAGCGGCCTTGGAGTCGGGGAGGGCAGCGGTTGCCGATTATATCGGCGCTGCATCCAGCCGGGAGATCATCTTTACCCGAGGAACAACGGAATCCTTCAACCTTTTGGCCTCCAGCCTATGTCGCAGACTGGAAGCCGGGGATGAGATCATCTTAAGCGAAATGGAGCATCACGCGAACATTGTGCCCTGGCATATGGCCGCTCAAAACTATGGGGTTGTTCTCAAATTTCTTCCTTTGAACGAAGCCGGCGATCTTGAGCTATCCGATCTGGACCGCCTGTTGAGCCCGCGGACCAAGCTGGTCTCTCTTACACACATCTCTAACCTTCTGGGTACGATAAACCCCATAGGACAGATAGCTCCCATGGTGCATGCCCGGGGGGCGCTTTTGGCCGTTGATGCGGCCCAATCTCTTCCCCATATGCCCATTGATGTAAAAGCCCTTGGCGCGGATTTTCTGGCATTTTCCGGCCATAAGGCCTTTGCTCCCATGGGAATCGGCTGTCTTTATGGACGCCAAGAGCTTTTAGAAAGCCTTCCCCCGTGGCAGGGCGGGGGAGAGATGATCTCCGCGGTAGGCCTTCACGGTTTTTCCGTCAATGAACTGCCCTGGAAGTTCGAGGCCGGTACCCCACATGTGGAAGGGGTGGTAGGACTCGAAGCGGCTCTTGATTATATGCAAAGGCTGGATCCTGCATGGATCGATACATGGACCGCCTCTTTGGCCGCCTATACAATAGAAAGGCTTGAAGCGATACCGGGAGTGACGGTCCATGGTGCACCCCGCCTTCGAGCTGGGCTCTTTCCCTTTACCCTGGATGGGGTCCATGCTCACGATTTGGCTGCCTTTCTTGATCGCGGCGGTATCGCCGTACGTGCCGGAAAGCATTGCGCCCATCCCCTTTCCGACAAACTGGGGCTTCTCTCCAGCTGCCGCGTTAGTTTTCACGCCTATTCCACACGGGCCGATGCGGACGCGCTTATCAAACGTCTAACAGATGCGGCACGCCGAGGAGCGATAGTATGA
- the sufU gene encoding Fe-S cluster assembly sulfur transfer protein SufU, translating into MSTIEREVDREIIYDHYTRPRHFGALGPDAVMLENPSCGDTVRLSIRGGISSDGSEPLEFRFEGKGCSISQSSTSMMVELLSGKSRGEAIRIAERVLSVFRGERDPHVLEDLGDISALAGIARLPVRVKCAALAWQGALKLLRQQERAYSEVDR; encoded by the coding sequence ATGAGCACTATTGAAAGAGAGGTCGATCGCGAGATTATCTACGATCACTATACGCGGCCACGGCACTTTGGTGCCCTCGGTCCGGATGCTGTCATGCTGGAAAATCCTTCATGTGGTGATACCGTACGTCTCAGTATACGTGGTGGGATTTCGTCCGATGGCTCAGAGCCTCTGGAATTCCGGTTTGAGGGAAAAGGATGTTCCATCAGTCAGTCGTCCACCTCCATGATGGTCGAACTGCTTTCGGGTAAGAGCCGCGGAGAGGCCATTCGCATAGCGGAACGTGTGCTCTCGGTCTTTCGGGGAGAGCGTGATCCCCATGTTTTGGAAGATTTGGGGGATATCTCTGCGCTTGCCGGGATTGCCCGCCTTCCTGTTCGCGTAAAGTGTGCGGCCCTGGCCTGGCAGGGGGCTCTTAAGCTTTTGCGGCAGCAAGAGCGAGCGTATTCGGAAGTAGATCGATAG
- a CDS encoding substrate-binding domain-containing protein — MKVTLKDIANYAEVSSATVSLVLNNKGNISPETRDRVLKAIRHFDYNKSHGPASQQRTIKFLKIAKHGQVINRDHDVFIADYLDGLTSGAQELDYKLEVVSFAHTSVADIIASALQEPSISGAIVLATELNRDDMLLFSTTTIPIVFIDTYNEYLPFDFVDMDNKSSIYKAFIYLKELGFPEIGFVASYSDISNFRIRENAYKESISYYPDMNPDIISVESTFHGAYRDMNAYLEEHKKLTHKAYICSNDIMALGTIKALKEHGFRIPEDVSLLGFDNLPQSAQADPPLSTIEVSKRDIASIAVKQLHNRIEAPGSPTVRSLVGGALILRESIRR; from the coding sequence GTGAAAGTAACACTGAAAGATATTGCAAATTATGCCGAGGTTTCCAGTGCCACGGTCTCGCTTGTTCTCAACAACAAGGGAAACATCAGTCCGGAGACCAGAGACCGTGTACTGAAAGCGATACGCCATTTTGATTACAATAAGAGCCATGGCCCGGCATCACAGCAACGGACCATAAAATTCTTAAAGATTGCCAAACATGGCCAGGTCATCAACCGCGATCACGATGTGTTCATTGCCGACTATCTCGACGGCCTCACTTCGGGGGCACAGGAACTTGACTACAAACTTGAGGTGGTTTCCTTTGCCCATACCTCTGTAGCCGATATCATCGCCAGCGCACTGCAGGAACCATCAATTTCAGGGGCAATTGTTCTTGCCACGGAATTAAACCGGGATGATATGCTGCTTTTTTCCACCACTACCATTCCTATAGTCTTCATCGATACCTACAACGAATATCTACCCTTTGATTTTGTGGATATGGATAACAAGAGTTCTATCTATAAGGCTTTTATCTATCTAAAAGAGCTCGGGTTTCCGGAAATCGGTTTTGTCGCCAGTTATTCCGATATCTCAAACTTTAGAATTCGTGAAAACGCATATAAAGAAAGCATTTCGTATTATCCGGACATGAATCCGGATATTATTTCCGTCGAATCAACCTTTCACGGAGCGTATCGCGATATGAACGCTTACCTGGAAGAACATAAAAAACTTACGCATAAAGCCTATATTTGTTCCAACGATATCATGGCCCTTGGCACGATAAAAGCGCTCAAAGAGCACGGTTTTAGAATTCCGGAAGATGTATCGCTGCTGGGTTTCGACAATCTCCCTCAGTCTGCCCAGGCCGATCCCCCTCTTTCCACCATAGAGGTATCGAAACGGGATATCGCCAGCATAGCCGTCAAACAGCTTCACAACCGCATTGAGGCACCCGGAAGCCCCACGGTTCGCTCGCTTGTAGGCGGCGCCTTGATTCTCCGGGAAAGTATCAGGCGCTAA
- a CDS encoding dihydrodipicolinate synthase family protein: protein MKKLYGLTTAMITPYDNKGKLNLDMVGEMTRFQIERGTHCLYPGGTTGEMYLLSEEERKALAKATVDAGKGKANIFIHVGAMTQDETIRLAQHASEIGADGIGVVTPSYFKVTDGMMVNYFTTIANSVPNDFPIYLYNIPQCSGNDLKPDTIRQIIDRAPNVVGIKYSFADFVRTIEYVGIAEDFSVVIGADILFHSGLAMGCTGTVSGVASVYPEPFVAIYDAFLKGDQEKARRIQKKAVEIANLLKNGSNMSYFKIALKHRGYDVGGMRAPLMDLSDEEQQRLVEQLNVWEDSALGEF, encoded by the coding sequence ATGAAAAAACTTTATGGTCTTACAACAGCCATGATTACGCCCTACGACAATAAGGGGAAGCTCAATCTCGACATGGTTGGTGAAATGACCCGCTTTCAAATAGAGCGGGGGACGCATTGTCTCTATCCCGGTGGTACGACCGGTGAAATGTACCTTTTATCGGAAGAGGAACGAAAGGCTTTGGCCAAGGCTACCGTTGATGCGGGCAAGGGAAAAGCGAACATTTTTATTCATGTGGGTGCGATGACCCAGGATGAAACCATTCGTCTTGCACAACACGCCAGCGAGATCGGAGCGGACGGTATCGGGGTTGTGACCCCTTCCTATTTTAAGGTTACCGATGGGATGATGGTGAACTATTTTACAACGATTGCAAACAGTGTTCCAAACGATTTTCCCATCTATCTTTACAATATTCCGCAATGTTCGGGAAACGATCTAAAACCGGACACCATTCGTCAGATTATTGACAGGGCTCCCAATGTGGTGGGGATTAAGTATAGTTTTGCCGATTTTGTCAGGACCATCGAATATGTCGGAATCGCTGAGGATTTCTCCGTAGTTATCGGAGCAGATATTCTTTTCCATTCCGGTCTTGCCATGGGCTGTACCGGAACCGTTTCCGGGGTTGCCTCTGTTTATCCCGAGCCCTTTGTTGCCATCTACGATGCTTTTCTCAAAGGCGACCAGGAAAAGGCGCGGCGGATTCAGAAAAAAGCGGTTGAAATCGCCAACCTGCTGAAAAATGGCTCAAATATGTCCTATTTCAAAATTGCGCTTAAACATCGGGGATATGACGTCGGGGGTATGCGCGCACCTCTCATGGATTTGTCCGATGAAGAACAGCAGCGGCTCGTCGAGCAGCTTAACGTATGGGAAGACTCGGCTCTTGGCGAGTTCTGA
- a CDS encoding Bug family tripartite tricarboxylate transporter substrate binding protein, whose product MKKKITMVLIALLAVGTLCFANGQSEGQPFPAKEVTIVVPYSPGGASDTVTRIIAKNTESALGVPVIVTNKTGASGSIGMDYVRKSTPDGYTISYMPVESTMVSALGYTDLAPADFDFVAGAMTLSAALTVRADAPWDSVEEFLAYAKANPGKLNIGNSGTGSIWHIAAASIEESQGVQFNHVPFEGAAPAIAALLGGHIDAITVSDAEVLPNVKNGDFKVLAVMGNERSATLPEVPTLKDLGIDVAVFGWGGFAVPKGTPDDVKAILGAAFKVGIGSADFAQLCKERGFTQKYMTGKEIQEFAQEQYEYYSKLIPKLGIH is encoded by the coding sequence ATGAAGAAAAAGATCACTATGGTACTGATCGCTTTGCTGGCGGTCGGTACCCTCTGTTTTGCCAACGGCCAGTCCGAAGGCCAGCCTTTTCCGGCCAAGGAAGTAACCATTGTCGTTCCCTATTCTCCAGGTGGCGCTTCCGATACCGTAACCCGTATCATTGCAAAGAATACCGAATCTGCATTGGGCGTTCCCGTAATCGTCACCAACAAGACCGGTGCTTCCGGTTCCATTGGTATGGACTATGTGAGAAAAAGCACACCTGACGGATATACCATCTCCTACATGCCCGTTGAATCCACCATGGTAAGTGCTCTTGGCTATACCGATCTCGCTCCCGCAGATTTTGATTTTGTTGCAGGTGCCATGACCCTTTCCGCCGCCCTTACCGTTCGTGCGGACGCTCCCTGGGACAGTGTCGAGGAGTTTCTTGCATATGCAAAAGCGAACCCCGGCAAGCTGAATATCGGTAACTCAGGCACCGGATCTATCTGGCACATCGCAGCCGCCTCGATCGAGGAGTCGCAAGGCGTTCAATTCAACCACGTTCCTTTTGAAGGTGCGGCTCCTGCCATTGCCGCCCTCCTCGGCGGACACATCGATGCCATAACGGTAAGTGATGCAGAAGTTCTTCCTAATGTAAAGAACGGGGACTTTAAGGTCCTTGCCGTGATGGGAAATGAACGATCCGCTACACTTCCAGAGGTTCCCACCCTCAAAGATCTGGGAATCGATGTCGCCGTATTCGGTTGGGGTGGTTTTGCCGTTCCCAAGGGAACCCCCGACGATGTCAAGGCGATTCTCGGCGCCGCTTTCAAGGTTGGTATAGGATCTGCTGATTTTGCCCAGCTGTGTAAAGAACGAGGCTTTACCCAGAAATATATGACCGGCAAGGAAATTCAGGAATTCGCACAGGAACAGTATGAATACTATTCCAAGCTGATCCCCAAACTGGGAATTCACTAA
- a CDS encoding tripartite tricarboxylate transporter TctB family protein, producing the protein MLYGDLVFGAVSLGLSVWFFIMSLGFPSGSSSNGVPGAGFFPGVISILIALVSIVLMVQGFRQKRHYFQPVKSIKEMPTNTRNLFLTIVSLMIFMLLWKFVHFFVAIGAFIFFLNVLFRQKLLVNIIYTVVSIAFIYLTFGKIFHVMF; encoded by the coding sequence ATGTTGTATGGAGATCTTGTCTTCGGGGCCGTATCTCTGGGCTTGAGCGTTTGGTTTTTCATTATGAGTCTCGGCTTTCCGTCGGGTTCCTCGTCCAATGGTGTCCCCGGTGCCGGTTTTTTTCCCGGAGTTATTTCTATCCTCATTGCCCTTGTTTCGATTGTTTTAATGGTTCAAGGGTTTCGACAAAAACGACACTATTTTCAACCGGTCAAATCGATAAAGGAGATGCCGACAAACACCAGGAATCTTTTTCTTACGATAGTTTCTTTGATGATTTTTATGCTTCTCTGGAAGTTTGTACATTTTTTTGTTGCTATTGGGGCCTTTATTTTTTTCCTTAATGTACTGTTTCGCCAAAAACTCCTTGTCAACATCATCTACACGGTGGTCAGCATCGCATTTATCTATTTGACGTTCGGAAAAATTTTTCACGTCATGTTCTGA
- a CDS encoding tripartite tricarboxylate transporter permease — protein MGIWLHVLQSLLNPGVLLYLLFGVVIGSFLGGLPGLTATMGIAILTPITFWFSPEKGFAMLIGVWNSAIWAGGLTAILVNTPGTPASIATTFDGFALTKLGKAKLALQINTVFSVFGGLFSTLILIVAAFPLAKLAIKFGPAEYFMLGLFGLTMMISVSGNSLTKGALMGFAGLLVSTIGLDPILAAKRFTFGITDLLMGVSFIPVMIGMFGVGEVLYQISVSKSDDFIERDENASDKPIDLGKDHLTLKMIWEMGPLAFLMAAVATVVGAIPAAGGDIASIICWGQAKRLSRHPEKYGKGSEEGLATSCIANNGVLGGALTTMLTLGIPGDAATAIMIGSLMMYGMQPGPRMFVENKEFVITIMLLMIFANIIILLYGLLTTKASIKLLSVKKQFIWVTVLILCIVGSFALNNSMFDVVVMLIAGFLGFFMKRMDYAPGPFILGLLLGKIIESNLRRALSLTQGSYSFLLTHPIVIVLEVLIILALIGPLVKKLRNGRKAVA, from the coding sequence ATGGGTATATGGTTACACGTGCTGCAATCGCTTCTCAATCCCGGTGTGCTTCTCTATTTGCTTTTCGGGGTGGTAATCGGGAGTTTTCTCGGGGGGCTTCCGGGCTTAACTGCAACCATGGGGATTGCGATTCTTACCCCAATTACATTTTGGTTCAGCCCGGAGAAGGGATTTGCAATGCTTATCGGGGTTTGGAACTCGGCCATCTGGGCCGGAGGACTTACCGCGATATTGGTCAATACACCGGGAACTCCCGCATCGATTGCCACCACTTTTGATGGTTTTGCCCTGACGAAGCTGGGAAAGGCCAAACTTGCTTTGCAGATCAATACGGTTTTCTCTGTGTTCGGGGGACTTTTCAGTACGCTGATTTTGATTGTTGCGGCCTTTCCCCTTGCTAAACTGGCCATCAAGTTTGGGCCGGCCGAATACTTCATGCTGGGGCTTTTCGGTCTTACCATGATGATTTCAGTCTCGGGAAACTCCTTAACAAAAGGCGCCTTGATGGGCTTTGCCGGACTACTGGTTTCCACCATCGGTCTTGACCCTATCCTGGCAGCAAAGCGCTTTACATTCGGTATCACCGATTTGCTGATGGGCGTCTCGTTCATCCCCGTAATGATCGGCATGTTTGGTGTTGGGGAAGTGCTGTATCAGATTTCTGTTTCCAAAAGCGATGATTTTATCGAACGGGATGAGAACGCTTCTGACAAGCCTATCGATTTGGGAAAAGATCATTTAACTCTGAAGATGATCTGGGAGATGGGGCCGCTTGCTTTTCTGATGGCGGCGGTTGCCACGGTCGTTGGTGCTATTCCAGCTGCGGGAGGGGATATCGCATCAATTATTTGCTGGGGCCAGGCAAAACGCTTATCACGGCATCCGGAAAAATACGGAAAAGGATCGGAAGAGGGGCTTGCCACAAGTTGTATTGCCAACAACGGTGTACTTGGTGGTGCCCTGACGACCATGTTGACCCTTGGGATTCCGGGGGATGCTGCAACCGCCATCATGATCGGTTCGCTCATGATGTACGGGATGCAGCCTGGACCGCGAATGTTCGTGGAGAACAAGGAGTTCGTCATTACCATCATGCTGCTGATGATTTTTGCCAATATCATCATATTGCTGTATGGTCTGCTTACCACCAAGGCCTCTATCAAACTTTTGTCTGTGAAAAAACAGTTTATCTGGGTGACGGTTCTGATTCTTTGTATTGTCGGCTCCTTTGCCCTGAATAATTCGATGTTTGATGTCGTTGTCATGCTGATTGCGGGTTTCCTCGGGTTTTTTATGAAGCGGATGGATTATGCGCCGGGTCCCTTTATTCTCGGACTGCTGCTCGGGAAAATTATCGAATCGAATCTGCGTCGAGCGCTCTCGTTGACACAGGGAAGTTACAGTTTCCTTCTGACTCATCCCATCGTCATTGTTCTTGAGGTGTTGATCATACTTGCACTGATTGGGCCTCTCGTAAAAAAACTACGCAATGGCCGAAAGGCTGTTGCCTGA
- a CDS encoding dihydroxyacetone kinase subunit DhaK: MKKFLNAPEAFVDEMLEGIMAAHPDQMSYVNDDIRCVVRKDLSKKKVALASGGGSGHLPTFMGYVGEGMLDGCPVGGVFQSPSSDQMYEVTKAIDRGAGVLYIYGNYSGDIINFDMAAELADFDDIRVETVVAADDVASAPKSETEKRRGVAGIFYLFKIAGAAAEAGMDMDEVKRVAEKVNGRVATMGVALSPCIIPDVGKPSFTIGEDEMEIGMGIHGEPGIRRGKLRSADEVVNEILPKLIDDLSPESGSEVSILVNGLGATPKEELYIIYRRIAQVLKERGLKPVKIYCGEFATSMEMAGFSISMICLDDELKKFLAAPACTPFFEQGELEL, from the coding sequence ATGAAGAAATTTCTTAACGCCCCTGAGGCTTTTGTTGATGAAATGCTTGAGGGGATTATGGCTGCTCATCCTGATCAGATGAGCTATGTGAATGATGATATCCGCTGTGTTGTACGAAAAGACCTTTCAAAGAAGAAGGTTGCTCTTGCTTCAGGCGGGGGCTCCGGTCATCTTCCCACCTTTATGGGCTATGTGGGAGAAGGGATGCTCGACGGCTGCCCTGTCGGCGGGGTATTTCAATCCCCCAGTTCCGACCAGATGTATGAAGTGACCAAAGCCATAGACCGCGGTGCCGGGGTTTTGTATATCTACGGAAACTACAGCGGGGACATCATCAATTTCGACATGGCCGCCGAACTTGCCGACTTCGACGATATTCGTGTCGAGACGGTAGTGGCAGCCGATGATGTTGCCTCCGCCCCGAAAAGCGAAACCGAAAAGCGTCGGGGGGTTGCCGGGATCTTTTATCTTTTTAAAATCGCCGGAGCCGCCGCGGAGGCTGGAATGGATATGGATGAGGTAAAACGGGTTGCCGAAAAGGTGAACGGCCGGGTTGCAACCATGGGGGTTGCCCTTTCACCCTGTATCATCCCCGATGTGGGGAAACCCTCCTTTACTATCGGTGAGGATGAAATGGAAATCGGCATGGGCATCCATGGGGAACCGGGTATCAGGCGGGGAAAGCTTCGCAGTGCCGATGAGGTCGTAAATGAGATCCTTCCGAAGCTTATCGATGATCTTTCTCCCGAATCCGGCAGTGAGGTATCGATTCTCGTCAACGGACTCGGCGCCACCCCGAAAGAGGAGCTCTATATTATCTACCGACGTATCGCTCAGGTGTTAAAGGAACGGGGATTGAAGCCGGTAAAGATTTATTGCGGCGAGTTTGCCACATCCATGGAGATGGCCGGTTTTTCCATCTCCATGATCTGTCTTGACGATGAGCTGAAGAAATTTCTTGCCGCACCAGCCTGTACCCCCTTCTTCGAGCAGGGAGAACTGGAGTTGTAG